The following proteins come from a genomic window of Triticum aestivum cultivar Chinese Spring chromosome 6A, IWGSC CS RefSeq v2.1, whole genome shotgun sequence:
- the LOC123131253 gene encoding putative F-box/LRR-repeat protein At4g13960, with protein MSEKLNYEENIQTEAAGGEDRISALPDELLQYVMSFLLSRDAVRTCVLARRWRTLWKSVPALRIDDPDSYHGATGSSTFVDELLRLRDPTPLNVCDIRSGCQETANTNWAKEAFRHMEPWLLYALSCQVPVLRICFPWRVINMTLVSSHLKRLHLYRMRFEGCSLDFSSCQVLEVLEMKACHIHVNLLSQSLRFLKIHNTSFGFDPRTRISAPNLIGFRLAPFYGLAPLLDSMPSLVAASITLGEMCEEMCYCGNLSCGGCDAQAGNNDYHVALQGLSGATNLKLTTISYPIRLSVLRMDLTWRPMFRKLKKLLLNEWCVADDFTGLIYFLQHSPILETLILQLDLQTFEDYHLNEIEGSCNSREQSLLSQHLKVVKIICGTQEDVIVHRISKILCAHGVPSEQIEIE; from the exons ATGTCTGAGAAGCTCAACTACGAAGAAAACATCCAAACGGAAGCGGCTGGTGGCGAGGACCGCATCAGCGCCCTCCCGGACGAACTCCTCCAGTACGTGATGTCGTTCCTGCTTTCCCGCGACGCCGTGCGGACATGCGTGCTCGCTAGGCGCTGGCGCACGCTCTGGAAGTCCGTGCCCGCCCTACGCATTGATGACCCCGACAGCTACCACGGTGCTACGGGCTCCAGCACGTTTGTCGACGAGCTGCTTCGTCTCCGTGACCCAACGCCTCTGAATGTATGTGACATCCGTTCTGGTTGTCAGGAGACTGCGAACACCAATTGGGCCAAGGAGGCATTCCGACACATGGAACCATGGCTCCTGTATGCTTTATCCTGTCAAGTTCCAGTGCTTCGGATTTGTTTTCCCTGGCGGGTAATCAACATGACTCTTGTCTCATCGCACTTGAAGAGGTTACATCTTTACCGCATGCGATTTGAGGGATGCTCTCTGGATTTTTCGAGCTGTCAGGTGCTAGAGGTGTTAGAGATGAAAGCTTGTCATATCCATGTGAATCTCTTGTCCCAGTCATTACGATTTCTTAAAATTCACAACACGAGTTTTGGTTTTGATCCCCGCACTCGTATTTCTGCCCCAAATCTCATTGGCTTCAGACTAGCTCCATTTTACGGTTTGGCTCCTTTGCTTGATAGCATGCCATCACTGGTAGCAGCATCTATTACACTTGGAGAAATGTGCGAGGAAATGTGTTACTGTGGAAATCTATCATGTGGGGGATGCGATGCTCAAGCCGGTAACAACGACTATCATGTGGCTCTCCAAGGTTTGTCAGGTGCTACGAATTTGAAGTTGACAACAATATCTTATCCGATAAGG CTGTCTGTTTTGAGAATGGATTTGACATGGCGCCCCATGTTTAGGAAGCTAAAAAAGTTGTTGCTCAATGAGTGGTGTGTGGCTGATGATTTCACTGGATTGATTTACTTTCTCCAGCACTCACCCATTCTAGAGACACTGATACTTCAGCTTGATTTGCAAACTTTTGAG GATTATCATTTGAACGAAATTGAAGGAAGTTGTAACTCAAGGGAACAATCATTGCTATCACAACATCTCAAGGTAGTCAAAATTATATGTGGCACGCAGGAAGATGTGATAGTTCACCGTATTTCAAAGATCCTATGTGCCCATGGAGTACCTTCTGAGCAAATTGAGATAGAATAG